GGCCCCCACGAAGTTCAAAACGGCGGCCATGGCGATGGCGGCGCGCGGCGTCAAAACCCGGGTGGAAACAGAGGTGGCAATGGCGTTGGCGGCGTCGTGGAAGCCGTTCATCAAATCGAAAGCTACCGCCAGGACGATGACGACGATTAAGAGGGAAAAACTATCCATCCGGAAGGAAGGCCTTAGGCGTTTTTCACCACCACCGATTCAATTACCACGGCCATATCTTCGCATTTGTCGATCGCTTTTTCCAGACTCTCGTACACCTCCTTCCACTTGATGACTTCCAAAGGCGAGGGGGCGCGCTCAAAAAGCTCTACCATCGTCATTTTCAAAAGCATATCCGCCTCGTTTTCCAGCCGGTTGATTTCGATGGCATAATCCAGAATCCGGCGCGGACGCTTTAAGTCCCGAAGGGAAGTGATGGCCTTGGCAACCTCCATCACCGACTGGTGGAGAATCTGGGCCATTTGAACCAGGTTCTGCGTCGGTTTTTCCAGTTTGTACAGGAAAATCCGGTCTGCCACTTCCTCGGTCAAATCCAAAACGTCGTCGATCCCCGCGGCGATGGCGTGTATGTCATCTCGGTCGATGGGGGTAATAAATGTGCGGTTCAGCCGGTCCATAATCTCGTGGGTGATGATGTCCCCCTCGTGCTCCAGCTCGTCCAATTTCTGCACCCCTTTTTCCAGCTTGGAAAAATCCTTTATCATTTCCAAAAAAACGTCCACCGAGGCGGACAGATTTTTGGTGGCGCGCTCGAACATGTCGAAAAACGCTTCTTCCTTTTTTACCAGCCAGGGCATTTTTTTCTCCTTTGGTTCACGGCCACTATACTTTTCGGGCTGACTTAAGTCAACTGTGACAAGGCCGGGACTGAATCGCCGATACGACTGTCGCCAAATAAAAAACGAGAGGGAACCGGGAGGCGCAGGAAAGGTTCCCTCTCGTCTGGTACGGTAAACTTATTCGGTCGTGCCTCGCACCGTGGCCGGCACAATGGCCGGAAATTCCGCGCTTACCGGCTCTTTTCCGTCACCTCCCTCAACGGCGGCCGCCGTCTCCGCGGCAGTTTCTTCCTGCTTGGTAAAGCGGGCCATTAGGGTATAAACCACCGGCACCAGAACCAAAGTCAAAAACGTGGAAAAAAGCATTCCACCCACCACCGAAATCCCGAGCGGGCGGCGGGCTTCGCCTCCCGCGCCGAGGCCGATGGCAATCGGCAAAACGCCGAATACCACGGTCAAGGAGGTCATCAAAATCGGCCGCAAGCGGGTGCGGGCGGCCTGCGTCACGGCGTCAAATAGCGCCACGCCCCGTTCCCGCAATTGGTTGGCGAACTCCACAATCAGAATAGAGTTCTTTGTCACCAAACCGATTAGCATAACCAGCCCGATTTGGGAATAGATGTTCAAGCTCTGGCGGAAGATGAACAAGGAGACCAAGGCCCCGACCAGAGCGAGCGGCACGGCCAAAAGAATGGTCAAGGGATGAATGAAGCTCTCAAACTGCGCGGAGAGAACGAGGTAAATGAAAACCACCGCCAGCAAAAAGACGAAATAGAGGGCGCTGCTTGATTCGCGGAATTCGCGCGACTGGCCGGCCAGCTCCCGCTTGATGCCCGGGGGCAGATCGTTTTGGCGAATTTGGTCGAGATCATCCAAGGCCTTCCCCAAGCTGACGCCGGGAAGCATGCTGGCGGTGATGGTGGCGGAGCGGATACGGTTGTAATGGTTCAGCTCCTTGGGGGCCACGGTCTCCTTCAACTGCACCACGTTGGCGAGCTGCACCAACCCGCCACGGGTGCGGACGTAGAGGTCTTCAATCGTCCGGGGGGTGGCCCGGTCGGCGGGCTTCATCTGCAAAATGACGTCGTACTGCTTGGCCCCCCGCTTGAAATTGGTGACCACCCGGCCGCCCAGGAAGGTTTCCAACGTCGCGCCGATGTCTGCCACGGAAACGCCGAGCCCGGCGGAGCGCTCGCGGTCAATCTGGATGTTCAGTTGCGGCTTGTTCAGGCGCAAATCGGTGTCAAGGTTATAGAGGTAGCCCAGCTGCTGGGCCTTGCCCATCATAATTCCGACCGCTTGCTGCAGTTCCTCGTAGGTGTCTCCCTGCAAGACGTACTCCACCGGGCTGGAGGTGAAATCGGCCCCCAAGCTGGGAGGGTTGATGACAAAGGCCAGAACGCCGGGAATCGACATCAACTGCGGGAAGAGGGACTGCACGATTTCCTGCTGGGAGCGGTCCCGTTCCCCGCGCGGTTTCAAACGTAAAAACAGAACCCCGTTGGTCACCCGCCCCGGCCCGGCGAACCCCAGGCCGACCGCGGTGAAAAGCCCCTGGCGCTCCGGCAGGTTCATCAAGATGTTTTCCACCTGGTGCATATAGCGATCCGTGTAGTCCAGCGTGGCCCCTTCCGGGGCAATCACGACGCCGAAGCCGATGCCGCGGTCCTCCACCGGCACCAGTTCGGAGGGGAGGAACTTAAACAGGGAGAGGGAAAGCAAAACCAGAACGGTTGCGCCGGCAAACACCTTCAGCCGATTTTTCAAAGCCCAAGCCAGAATTCGGGTGTAGGTCGAATCCAGCCAGGCAAAGAAAGCATCGAAGCTCTTGGTGGCCCAATTGTGGCCGACGCCGTAAAGCGGCTTTAGAATCCGGGAGGTGAGCATCGGCGTCAGCGTAAGCGCGGTGAAACCGGAAATCAGAACGGCGGCGGCCACGGAAAGGCCGAACTCCCGGAAGAGCTTGCCGACGTTGCCGGTCAAAAAGGAAAGGGGGATGAAAACCGCCACCAGCGTTATGGTGATGGCAATAACGGCAAAGCCTATCTCCTTGGAGGCGTCGAAGGCCGCCTTTCTCCTATCCTTTCCCATCTGCATATGGCGGTAAACGTTTTCCAAAACGACGATGGCGTCATCCACCACCAAGCCGATGGCCAAAACCAAGGCCAAAAGGGTCAGAATGTTCAGTGTGAAGCCGAGGAAGTAGGCGACGGCAAAACTTCCAAAGATGGAAACCGGGATGGCGAGAGTAGGAATCACGGTGGCGCGGAAGCTTTTCAAAAAGGCCAGAATGACCAAAATTACCAAACAGAAGGCAATGAACAGGGTCTCCTGCACCTCGTTTATGGAATCTTGAATGAAGTCGGCGGCGTTGTAGGCGACCTCCAAATTCATCCCTTTCGGCAGCTCCTTGGCCAGTTGGGGGAGGGCGGCCATCACCGTTTTGGAAACCTCGATGGTGGAGGCCTTGTTCTGTTTGCCAATGCCGACGCCGACGGCGGGATGGCCGTTGTAGCGCACCACTGTGCGCTCATCCTCGGCCCCCAAGGTCACTTCCGCCACTTGTCCCAGTCGGACGATTTGATCGCCATCCTGTTTGACGATGAGTCCGGCGAACTCCTCCGGGGTGGCCAGCTTGCCGAGCGTGCGCACGGCGAACTCCCGCCCCGCTCCCTCCACCCGGCCGCCGGGAATTTCGGCGTTCCCCCGGCGGATGGCATTTTCCACATCTTGAGTGGTCAACCCAAAGGCGGCCATTCGCTGGGCGTCCAGCCAGACCCGCATGGCGTATTTCCGTTCCCCGCCGATGAAGACCAGCCCCACCCCCGGCAGGCGCTGCAACTTTTCTTTTAAAATCCGGTCGGCGATTTCGGAAACCTCCAAATCGGAATGGCGGGTCGAGGAGAGGGCCAGCCACAAAAAGGGCTGGGCGTTGACATCCAGTTTTTCAATGATGGGATCATCCGCCTCGGCTGGCAGCTCGCCGCGAATGCGGGTGACCCGGTCGCGCACGTCATTGGCCGCCTCGTTGACATCCCGGTTCAGTTCAAACTCGACGGAAATAACCGATCCTTGCTCCACGCTGGAGGACTTGATGGTTTTCACCCCTTCGAGCGTGGAGAGCTGCTCTTCCAGAATGTCCGTTATTTCGGTTTCCACCACGCTCGGGCTGGCACCGCGGTAAAAGGTGGTGATGGAGACGACCGGCGGGTCGATATCCGGATATTCCCGCACCGGCAGCCGGGTGAAGGCGATCACCCCGAAAAGGAGGATGACCAAGCTCATCACCGAGGCGAAAACGGGGCGCTTGATGGAAAGTTCGCTTAGCTTCATGATTTACCTCCCGCCGCTTGCGGCGTTCCCGAATCCGGCACCGGAAAGACCTTGGCGCCGGGGAAGAGCTTTTGATGCCCGGCTTTGACCACCTGCGTGCCCGGGGCCAGCCCGCTTAAAACCTCCACGGAGGCCTTCTGCCGGGTGCCGCAGACAATCGGCGTGGGAACCACCGTGCTGTCTTTTTGGATCACGTACACCAAATTTTTATCCCCCTCGGCAAAGACCGCCTCGTCCGGCACGGTGAGGGCGTTCTTGCGTTCGCTCAAAACGGCCGATACGTTGGCCGACATGCCGGGACGGAACTTGCGGGCCGGGTTGGGGACCCGCGCCAGAATTTTGACCGTGCGGGATTCCGGGTTGACCACCGGCTCTATCACGCTGATTCTGCCTTTCAACTCATGACCCGGAAAGGCAGGGGCGGAAACGGTAACGGAGGCGCCGGACTTGAGCTCGGATAAATACCGTTCGGGGGCGTAGAAGATGATTCGCAGTTCGTCGATTTTGGCCAAATCGGTAATTACGTCCCCGGTGCGGACGAAGGCCCCTGGGGAAATCCGGCGTGCGCCGACCAAGCCGGAAAAGGGGGCGGTGATTTTTGTTTTGGCCAAGCGGGCCTTGGCCAAGGCCCAATCCGCTTCGGCCATTTTTAAAGCGGCGGCGGCGTCGTCCAAATCCTGCGGCGCACCAGCCTTCTGCTCGACGATTGATTTCACCCGTTCGTAGCTGATTTTCCGCTGGTCGCGCAGGGCTTCGGCACGGTCTTCTTCGGCTTTCAACTGCTCATCATCCAGTTGGGCAATCAATTCCCCTTTTTCAATCACCGAACCTTCCTTGTAGGGGATGTCGATGACCTGGGCGTCGATTTGGGCCACCACGGTGATGGCCTCCAACGCTTCCAACGTGCCGACCGCCTCAAATTTGTCGGAGACCGTCCCGGCCGTGACCGTGGCGACCTCCACCGGCATCGGCGGCGGGGAAAAACCGTTCCCCTTGTTCTTGGCGCAGCCGGTGATTAACAGGAAAACCAGAATTAGGGCAATCACCCAGCCCAAATCTATTCCCCAGCGATTATTTATTTTCATCTTTTCCTCGCGTCAGTTATTGGTTTCCGTTTCGATTACACTTGTCGTAAGCTTTTTCAATTCCGCCGCCGCCTTGGCCGCCCGCACCAGGGCCTGCGAATAACGCTGCTGGGCGGTGGCCAAGTCCGCGCTCAAGCGAACCAACTCGAAAGCCGTCGTACGGCCAACCTGATATTCCAGCATTCCGATTCTGACCTGCTCGGCGGAGGCCTCCACGCCCGTGCGGGCCGCCTCCAGTCGTTTTTTGGCATGCAACAATTCCCGGTAACTGGCGCGCACATCCTCTTCCAGTCCCCTCTTGGCGGCGATATACTGCTGGTAAGCCCGCTCCGCCTCGCCATTCAAACGCTGGCGTTCTCCCAAACCGGAGCGGAGTCCAATCGGCAAGGAGAAACGGAAACCGACGTTCCAAGTGGGATAATCTCGTTGAAAAACCTGCGTCCAGGCGCGGTCGGCGCTGCCAGCGAAGGGGCCGCCCAAGGTGTCTGTTCCGGAAAGTCCGTTGGCTCCCAAGATACCGTACAGGTCCAATTTGGGCAAAGCATTCCAACCGGCCCCCTTGGCTAAGGAACGGGCCGCCGCCCAGTTTTTTTCCGCCACTTTAAGATTGCGGTTTTCCTCCAGCGCCTTTTGAACCAAACTGTCCGGGTCTTCCACCGGAAAATCGGAAGGGGGGGTATCGGAAGGGCGGTAGCGTACAGAAGAGGAACGCTGTCCCAGCAAGGTTGCGAGCTGGTCGGAAATTTTGTCCAAATTTTCTTCCCTATCCAAAACGGCCTGCTCCTGCTCGGCCAAAAAGACCTTGGCGTTCGCCACCTGGTTCGGCCCGACGCGGCCGACGGCGGCTTTCAACTCCGTCTCTTTCAAAAAAGCAGCCGCCCGGTCGCGGATTAAAATCTGCACGGCCAAATCCCGCTCGGCGGCATACAAATCCCAGTAGGTTTGCTCCACTTCGGCATTAAGAGATAAAACGGCATCCGCATAGCGCGCCTGGGCCGCTTCCAGACCACGCCGGGCGGAGCTCAAATTCGAGGCCGTCCCCGGGCCGAAGCCGGAAAGAATCGGCTGGGTTATTTCAATTTTCCCAAAGTTGGTGTATTGCGACTTCAGCGCCGTGTAGGGGGAATTGCTTTCCAGCCGAGTGGTGTTTACGGAGGTCTCCAGTTGCGTGCCGAGGGGCGACTTCAACCGCAGGCCGGCCGAGCCGGTAAGCCGTTCATCCTCCTGCACGATGGCAAAAGAACCGACGCCGGGCACGGCGAAGGCGGAGGGCTGACGAAATCTCGATTTCTCTC
This genomic window from Verrucomicrobiia bacterium contains:
- a CDS encoding DUF47 family protein codes for the protein MPWLVKKEEAFFDMFERATKNLSASVDVFLEMIKDFSKLEKGVQKLDELEHEGDIITHEIMDRLNRTFITPIDRDDIHAIAAGIDDVLDLTEEVADRIFLYKLEKPTQNLVQMAQILHQSVMEVAKAITSLRDLKRPRRILDYAIEINRLENEADMLLKMTMVELFERAPSPLEVIKWKEVYESLEKAIDKCEDMAVVIESVVVKNA
- a CDS encoding efflux RND transporter permease subunit; translated protein: MKLSELSIKRPVFASVMSLVILLFGVIAFTRLPVREYPDIDPPVVSITTFYRGASPSVVETEITDILEEQLSTLEGVKTIKSSSVEQGSVISVEFELNRDVNEAANDVRDRVTRIRGELPAEADDPIIEKLDVNAQPFLWLALSSTRHSDLEVSEIADRILKEKLQRLPGVGLVFIGGERKYAMRVWLDAQRMAAFGLTTQDVENAIRRGNAEIPGGRVEGAGREFAVRTLGKLATPEEFAGLIVKQDGDQIVRLGQVAEVTLGAEDERTVVRYNGHPAVGVGIGKQNKASTIEVSKTVMAALPQLAKELPKGMNLEVAYNAADFIQDSINEVQETLFIAFCLVILVILAFLKSFRATVIPTLAIPVSIFGSFAVAYFLGFTLNILTLLALVLAIGLVVDDAIVVLENVYRHMQMGKDRRKAAFDASKEIGFAVIAITITLVAVFIPLSFLTGNVGKLFREFGLSVAAAVLISGFTALTLTPMLTSRILKPLYGVGHNWATKSFDAFFAWLDSTYTRILAWALKNRLKVFAGATVLVLLSLSLFKFLPSELVPVEDRGIGFGVVIAPEGATLDYTDRYMHQVENILMNLPERQGLFTAVGLGFAGPGRVTNGVLFLRLKPRGERDRSQQEIVQSLFPQLMSIPGVLAFVINPPSLGADFTSSPVEYVLQGDTYEELQQAVGIMMGKAQQLGYLYNLDTDLRLNKPQLNIQIDRERSAGLGVSVADIGATLETFLGGRVVTNFKRGAKQYDVILQMKPADRATPRTIEDLYVRTRGGLVQLANVVQLKETVAPKELNHYNRIRSATITASMLPGVSLGKALDDLDQIRQNDLPPGIKRELAGQSREFRESSSALYFVFLLAVVFIYLVLSAQFESFIHPLTILLAVPLALVGALVSLFIFRQSLNIYSQIGLVMLIGLVTKNSILIVEFANQLRERGVALFDAVTQAARTRLRPILMTSLTVVFGVLPIAIGLGAGGEARRPLGISVVGGMLFSTFLTLVLVPVVYTLMARFTKQEETAAETAAAVEGGDGKEPVSAEFPAIVPATVRGTTE
- a CDS encoding efflux RND transporter periplasmic adaptor subunit, with translation MKINNRWGIDLGWVIALILVFLLITGCAKNKGNGFSPPPMPVEVATVTAGTVSDKFEAVGTLEALEAITVVAQIDAQVIDIPYKEGSVIEKGELIAQLDDEQLKAEEDRAEALRDQRKISYERVKSIVEQKAGAPQDLDDAAAALKMAEADWALAKARLAKTKITAPFSGLVGARRISPGAFVRTGDVITDLAKIDELRIIFYAPERYLSELKSGASVTVSAPAFPGHELKGRISVIEPVVNPESRTVKILARVPNPARKFRPGMSANVSAVLSERKNALTVPDEAVFAEGDKNLVYVIQKDSTVVPTPIVCGTRQKASVEVLSGLAPGTQVVKAGHQKLFPGAKVFPVPDSGTPQAAGGKS
- a CDS encoding TolC family protein, with translation MKDKVKGLFIIQTIIIFSFLLGREQVLAQPQLLETNPDSALALTLAQFEGSFISMEEAKAEAMKHATSLQEARAALKAAGGVHRREKGAFDPELFAEGEKSRFRQPSAFAVPGVGSFAIVQEDERLTGSAGLRLKSPLGTQLETSVNTTRLESNSPYTALKSQYTNFGKIEITQPILSGFGPGTASNLSSARRGLEAAQARYADAVLSLNAEVEQTYWDLYAAERDLAVQILIRDRAAAFLKETELKAAVGRVGPNQVANAKVFLAEQEQAVLDREENLDKISDQLATLLGQRSSSVRYRPSDTPPSDFPVEDPDSLVQKALEENRNLKVAEKNWAAARSLAKGAGWNALPKLDLYGILGANGLSGTDTLGGPFAGSADRAWTQVFQRDYPTWNVGFRFSLPIGLRSGLGERQRLNGEAERAYQQYIAAKRGLEEDVRASYRELLHAKKRLEAARTGVEASAEQVRIGMLEYQVGRTTAFELVRLSADLATAQQRYSQALVRAAKAAAELKKLTTSVIETETNN